ccagagcacgccagtgcacgtcagagcacgccagtgcacgccagagtacgtcaatgcacgccagagcacgccagtgcacgcaagagcacgccagtgcacgccagagaacgccaattcacaccagagcacgcagtgcactccagagcacgccagtacacgccaattcacaccagagcacgccaattcacaccagagcacgccagtgcacgccagagcacgccagtgcacgccagagcacgccagtgcacgccagagcacgccagtgcacgccagagcacggtagagcacaacagagaacagctcagcacttgaactttctataatatttttttcttttgttaaaacaattttttaattacaggatgtgtaaataaatgtccaatacaccatttcaagtctattgaatcaataaatttatagagcaaattatgaacaaaaagttttagaaaaatgcacatcacagcacttgaatttttaaaaattattcaagttatttgagttctattgtcgggtagtggatttctattgtcaagcacttgagatctgcatgccagagcacgccagagcacgccagtgctcgccagagcacgccagtgaacgccagagcacaacagtgcacgccagagcacgccagtgtacgctagagcacgccaattcacgccagagcacgccagtgcacgccagtgcacgccagagcacggtagagcacagcagagaacagctcagcacttgaagttgctataatattttttcacttgttaaaaccattttttaattacaggatgtgtaaatcaatgtccaatacaccatttcaagtctattgaatcaataaatttatagagcaaatcatgaacaaaaagttttagaaaaacgcacatcacagcacttgaatttttaaaaattattcaagttatttgagttctattgttgggtagtggatttctattgtcaagcacttgagttctgcatagcagagcacgccagagcacgccagtgcacgccagagcacgccagtgaacgccagagcacgccagtgcacgccagagcacgcaaaattcacgccagagcacgccagtgcacgccagagcacgccagtgcacgccagtgcacgccagagcacgccagtgcacgccagtgcacgccagagcacgtcaatgcacgccagagcaagccagtgcacgccagagcacgtcaatgcacaccagagcacgccagtgcacgcaaaagcacgccagtttacgccagagcacgccagtgcacgccagagcacgccagtgcacgccagagcacgccagtgcacgccagagcacgtcaatgcacgccagagcacgccagtgcattccagagcacgccagtacacgccaattcacaccagagcacgccaattcacaccagagcacgccagtgcacgccagagaacgccagtgcacgccagagcacggtagggcacaacagagaacagctcacaacttgaactttctataatatttttttctcttgttaaaaccattttttaattacaggatgtgtaaatcaatgtccaatacaccatttcaagtctattgaatcaataaatttatagagcaaattatgaacaaaaagttttagaaaaacgcacatcacagcacttgaatttttaaaaattattcaagttatttgagttctattgtcggttagtggatttctattgtcaagcacttgagttctgcatagcagagcacgccagagcacgccagtgcacgccagagcacgccagtgcattccagagcatgccagtgcacgccatagcacgccagtgcacgccagagcacgccagtgcacgccagagcactccaatgcacgccagagcacgccagtgcacgccagagcacgtcaaattacgccagagcaagccagtgcacgccagagcacgtcaatgcacgccagaacacgctagtgcacgccagagcacgccagttcacttcAGAGTATGCaaatgcaaaccagagcacgccagagcacgccagtgtacgccagagcactccaattcaaaccagagcacgccagttcacgccagagcacgccagtgcacgccagtgcacgccagagcacgccagtgcacgccagagcacgccagtgcacgccagagcacgccagtgcacgccagagcacgccagagcactccaattcacaccagagcacgccagttcacgccagagcacgccagttcacgccagagcacgccagtgcacgccagagcacgtcaatgcaagccaatgcacgccagagcacgccagtgcacccagagcacgccaattcacaccagagcacgccaattcacaccaaagcacgccagtgcacgccagagcactgtaatgcacgccagagcacgccagtgcacgccagagcacgccacagcacgccagagcacgccagtggacgccagagcacgccagtgcccgccagagcacgccagtgcacgccagtgcacgccagtgcaagtcagagcacgtcaatgcacgccagagcacgccagagcacgccagtgcacgccagagcacggtagagcacagcagagaacagctcagcacttgaagttgctataatattttttcactttttaaaaccattttttaattacaggatgtgtaaatcaatgtccaatacaccctttcaagtctattgaatcaattaatttatagagcaaatcatgaacaaaaaattttagaaaaacgcacatcacagcacttgaatttttaaaaattattcaagttattctagttctattgttgggtagtggatttctattgtcaagcacttcagttctgcatagcagagcacgccagggcacgccagtgcaggccagagcactccaattcacaccagagcacgccagtgcacgccagtgcacgccagagcacgccagtacacgcaagagcacgtcaatgcacgccagagcactccaattcacaccaattcacaccagagcacgccagtgcacgccagagcacgccagtacacgcaagagcacgtcaatgcacgccagagcacgccagtgcacgccagagcacgccagttcacttcAGAGTATGCaaatgcaaaccagagcacgccagagcacgccagatatACTACCACCCGGTGGCGCCCTCACAGGTTGCACCTAAAAGTCAGTCCCGAACAACGgttttattttagttgtttTAGTTCTGGTTTCATGTGATAGTTTGTTCCCAATTATTCGTGAGTGTGTCGTGCATCTGCCAAGCAAAGACTTAGTGTACTTACTTCGTCCGTGCTGGTAGTTTTTCGTTCAATTTGTCTGTGTTATTGTCGGCCATGACACTCCATTACTCTCGTTCAGATCTTTTGGCTCTGAGCCTGAGGCCTACCCCCAGGCTCATGCCTGGCAACTACAGAATTTTCAGAGACCTTTGTCTGCTTGTGAGAATGTCAACAAGCCGATCAcgccgaaagaaaaagaaacgatgtGAGAAGTTGCTTAGTGATACTGATGCCAAACTTTTCTTAGTAAATGCAAGGGACCTCCGCAATTTCTCTTCCTGCACTAAAATTACCCGTCTACTCGCTGCGTCTTGTCCTGACCTGCTGGCGGTAACTGAGACTTGGTTTACTGATGCTGCTGGCGACCATGACGCCAGGTCTGTCTGCCCGCGCGGCTACTCAGCAGTGCAGAAGCCTAGAAACCTGGTTctaacgaaaaagaagagtggTGGTGGTTTGGCTCTCTTCCACAAAAACTCAGTCAAAGTGACAGTATTGTCTGAGTTCcctgattttctttctttcgagtGCCTTGACCTTAGTGTTGTGATCAAATCTACAAAAGTCCGTCTCATCGTCATCTACAGACCACCGGATAAATCACGCGCCCAATTCATTGAAGAATTCTCTTCTCTACTGGAATCTACAGTTTCAGTCTCCTCGAAGCTATTGATCACCGGAGATTTCAATCTTCATGTCGACGCTCCAATCACCGACGCGTATGCCAATCATTTTCTGACTCTCGTCGAGTCTTTTGGCTTGCAGCAACACGTGAACCAACCCACACACAACGATGATCACATTCTCGACTTGGTTCTCTCCCGTCAGTCGGAATCCCTGGTGAAATCCACTCACGTTGATGACAGCTTAGGTCGGAATATCTCTGATCACTCTGCTATCAAGTGTGTGCTCAACATCCGACCTCCCCGTTGGCCGACTAAGACCATCACCTTCAGGTCGTTCAAGTCCATTGACTTGGACGCTTTTCTCTTGGACATTGACTCTCTTCCGTTGGTACAGTCTCCATCCGACTCACTGGATGGCCTTGTCACCCAGTACAACGATGGCATCCGCTCCACTATCGATCAACATGCTCCTCTTCAGACGAAAACCATTGTTCTCCGTCCTTCTGCTCCTTGGAGATCCTTTGAAATCCGAGGCCTTAAAGCGATGGCACGATGGGCTGAGCGAATGTGGCAGGCTGCTAGGAGAAAACGCGACCCAGCCAGTGAACGATTCCACAAAGTCTACAGAAAACACCGATTAAAGTACTCTACTACTCTTGACGCCGCCAGAACCGATTCAGTTCGGGAACGTGTGTCTGACTGTGGTGGCGATATGCGCGCACTTTTTCAACTGGTTGGCGACTTAACTGGCTCATCCTCACCCCCGGTTCTTCCAGATCGTCCCTGCATGCAGGAAGTTGTCGACGACCTAAGCGAATTCTTCTCGTCTAAAATCTCTACAATACGATCGAATTTGGACCGTGTGGCTGAGTCTACCTCGTCTCACACACTTCAGCACGAGCAGTCCTTCCTTCAGCTACATGAAGAAAACGACCTGCTCAAGTTTCGATCTGTGTCCACTGCGGAGGTGTCCAAACTTATTGAATCTTCGCCAACGAAGTCGTGTTCCTTGGACCCACTACCAACTCAACTACTCAAGAAGTGCCTCGTGGTCCTAGTTAGACCAATAACCGACATCATCAACCTTTCCCTTTCTACTGGCGCTTTTCCTTCCAGTCTGAAACATGGCATCATCACGCCTCTCCTGAAAAAACCAACTCTTGACCGGAACGTACTAGGCAACTTTCGTCCAGTATCAaacctttcatttctttcgaaACTGATCGAGAGAGCTGTTCTCATGTTGCTGACTGAACACTTGTCTAAGTTCCACCTACTTCCGGTACACCAATCAGCCTACAGAGCCAACCATTCAACTGAGACAGCCCTACTCTCCTTATTTGATGACCTTCTCACCACAGCAG
The sequence above is drawn from the Daphnia pulicaria isolate SC F1-1A chromosome 1, SC_F0-13Bv2, whole genome shotgun sequence genome and encodes:
- the LOC124321486 gene encoding uncharacterized protein LOC124321486, giving the protein MSTSRSRRKKKKRCEKLLSDTDAKLFLVNARDLRNFSSCTKITRLLAASCPDLLAVTETWFTDAAGDHDARSVCPRGYSAVQKPRNLVLTKKKSGGGLALFHKNSVKVTVLSEFPDFLSFECLDLSVVIKSTKVRLIVIYRPPDKSRAQFIEEFSSLLESTVSVSSKLLITGDFNLHVDAPITDAYANHFLTLVESFGLQQHVNQPTHNDDHILDLVLSRQSESLVKSTHVDDSLGRNISDHSAIKCVLNIRPPRWPTKTITFRSFKSIDLDAFLLDIDSLPLVQSPSDSLDGLVTQYNDGIRSTIDQHAPLQTKTIVLRPSAPWRSFEIRGLKAMARWAERMWQAARRKRDPASERFHKVYRKHRLKYSTTLDAARTDSVRERVSDCGGDMRALFQLVGDLTGSSSPPVLPDRPCMQEVVDDLSEFFSSKISTIRSNLDRVAESTSSHTLQHEQSFLQLHEENDLLKFRSVSTAEVSKLIESSPTKSCSLDPLPTQLLKKCLVVLVRPITDIINLSLSTGAFPSSLKHGIITPLLKKPTLDRNVLGNFRPVSNLSFLSKLIERAVLMLLTEHLSKFHLLPVHQSAYRANHSTETALLSLFDDLLTTADQKDASALVLLDLSAAFDTIDHQILLERLSHCFGLSSTAVNWFSSYLSNRTQSVHVGAYTSASVHLLFGVAQGSVLGGPLFIMYVTPFSEATKTEGVQVSQFSDDKQARSRFALKEDFSSQSQCRTRLGCWFEKTDAWLTINRVQLNIPKSTIIYTYNPGKGSTTRHIDSTPLQIGSSLVQPSTTACNLGVIIDSHLTMEAQVKKTCRAANFHLSRINKIRRFLDFSSVKCVVNALVLSRLEYCNSLYLNLPSSLLKRLQRVQNAAVRTIFNLRKREHVSIHRQSLRWLEIADRAKLKVACLTFRCLNGSAPPYLSDLISCYSPSRELRSGDKNLLICKPYRLTLFGKRAFSCAAPLLWNSLPDPVRQAPNLNTFRSLVIRHLLSKNCN